The DNA segment TTTGCTTTTATTTAAGTACTTGCAAAACGTTGTTAAAAATGGTTCTCTGTTCAATTAATGCGCCCAGACGAGGCCAAAATGTGTAGTAGACACCTTGACGGCTTGCGACTACGTCGACCTAGCTCAGCACTGCCGACTGTTCCCAAGCACGGTTTTGTGTACGCACCGTAAAAACAGTTGCTACTGTCGCTCTGAGTAAATACGCATTCAATTTCACGCGTCCACCATCACGGCATCTTCGCTAATACAGTAGATATGCGGGATGAGAATAGCAATCGAAGCGCTGCGGTGCACAGCAAGCGGTTCTCACGGGATCTCGCCCTTACATGTAAAATTTTTATCGGACTTTTATTTACTCTCTGCGGCATGCCATTTGAAGGTCTCCATGGCGAAGAAGTCTTGCATGCTTCATCACAACTAAGTTGAATATTTTGGCAGGTTTTGCGGGCGGGCGATTTACTCCCCATCCCCCGTTTGATACAGAGGAGTGCAAATTTTAATTTCTCGCTGCACACTCCGCCACCCTCTGCGTCTCGGGTTACCGAGTTCAGGTTTTCAATGCAATTATTAGTACCGAGTTACGAGATCAATTATGCTAAGGCTAATTCCGGGACCCATCccgggatatttttttttcattgcaatgAATTCAATCGTGAGCATTTCAGATGATTGGAATTAACCTGGTTCCCTTTTCAGGAATACTTTGCTGCACCTCCCTCGCTAGGACCCTTCACTGCAGTGTCCCTCATAAACCATAAATTCAAAGTTAAACCCCACTACTTCAGAAAACACATCCATGTGTAGTTCAGTTGAACTAAGCAAAATGCTCATGCAGAAGGAACACACTTCACGCAATGTGAAATGGACAGATGTGTCAGGAAGTACATTTTATTGGTTCAAGCTCAAACTTTCAGCACCTCTCGAGACTTTGGCTTGGTGTTGAGAAGCTTTCTTTTGGCATTTGTTTCGGACACACTGTTGGTAAAATTACTAAGAAATGGACGCAGAAACTTAATCAGAATTAATTTCAAGAGAACAGTTCTGTGGGCCACACTTTCGTCCCTTGCACAATGAAAGAGAGGGTTTCTGGTGAGAGCTGGCAGAACTGCGCACATGAACCGCTTCAATGGCTGTGGCCCTCTAataagcacagcagccactcttGAGGCAGCGCTTTCAAGGAGGCTGACAAAACCCACAAATGCCACGCTGGGATACGACAGCCCTCCCCTGTCAATGCCTGCAATGAGGGCCGTTGTCGTGGAATGGAAGCCAGGTGATTGGAGCCTTGCAATGCAGCCTTCACACTTGATGTTATCTTGTACAGCTCGTACAAGATAACCAGCGATCAAAGCAAGTGTGCTTGACCGCAGGCTTTGCTGAGGAGGGTCTGAAACAATTATGTAAGGATTAGCAAATAATCGCATGTTCACAATTATACAAAACAATTGTTGGGATGTTGCACAAGCCTGCAATATCCTCCATTACAAAAACATCTTTATAAAAGATCTTAAAAACACCTGTTATAAAAGGTGTTTGCTGGAAACTAAAATCTGGTGTTGTGGTGCGGTGGCCTCAATAATAATGCCAATAAAATGAGCTTTGATATAGTGGACACAAACATAGAAATTTACGGTACTAGGAGGTGTCATTGTGTGCATGTTAGACTTTAAAGAGTATATCTACCTTTTTGATTAATTATACATTGCCTAGGTTTCAGTGAACAATTCATCTGCATGAATAAGTACCAATATATAAAAGCATACTTGGGTAGCGTTCCAGCATGGTCAGGTGTGGAAGCAAGAGCTTTTGAATGTCTCTCCCATCAGTGCCCTTTACGGGAACAGGAGGAAGTGCTGATGCCTCGCCCAATGGGCCCACGACACTTCCAACGTTACTGCATGGTGACGAATGAATGATGCCTGTCACCAACACCTTCTGGAGTGCTGATAAGGCGGCATATGCATCTGTTTGGTCATTAGAACCATTTAGCTGCCTAATGGAAGAGAATAGTGACTCAACATCATCACTCGAAAATCTTGCTGTGAGCACAAACTTGAAACCCCTGCTTAGGAGGTGCCTGGTGCAGAGGATGGTCGATGTTGTCGTTACTCGCAAGGCTTCATATGTTTCATTGGAAAGAAATTCCAGTTTGTAGCTTGAGCTTTTCTGCCATGATTCAAAGTACCCCAGACACTCTTTCTCGAGCCAAGCAAACCTGAAAAACGATACAGAAATTTAGAATGCAACAAAAAAATTCCCTTTTGAAAGGCTGCTTAAGCGCTTGGCCTTATTCAAAATTATTAGTCTCTTATGGCTTGTTGAATTAATAATCCTATGTCACGGCATCTTTTCAAGGCAATGtgatatgtaaaataaaccatGGTGACGTGCTTTTACAAGCAATCCTTTCATTTACACTCAGTGTTAAACAATATTGCTACCAGTTTCAAATCCACGACTAACCTCTCATCGTCTTCACCATAGAATGGCATCCTCATAGCATCCCTACTGGTCCAGTACAATGTCGTGCTTTTGATGTTGTGCAACACAAACCATTTGTAAACTATTTCCATAAACTCAACAGTTGGTAGGCAGTTTTCAAAGCCATGAGCACCAAGGCGATTTCCATGCTGCTGAAGAAATCTCAGCACTGATGTCACCTAGAGGGGAACAGTGAAGCAGAGTGATACACACTGATTGACGCTTTTGCTCATTGAAGTTTGTGAAGAATTCGAAGCTATGTTTTTCTCTAAAACAGCATCTGGACAAGGAACTTTCACAATACAGGGCGGTTCGGGAACACAGTGACATTAAGGCAAAAATTTGGGAACACAATGAAATTAAGGCACAAATACAGCAATCAGTACAAGTAGAGTGCCCTGAAAATTGCTAGTTCATAGAAAGGGTAATTTGGAATAGATAATTTACCTGTGGTGAAAAGATAGCAACAGCTCTACCAACACTCATTTTTTCAAAATTGCTTGGCCAGAGGTGCTTCTTTGTCAGGCACCTCACAAGCTTGAAGGCACCTTGTTTTTCTTGTAGGTCATACAGATTCCTGTCGGAGAACACCGTATTAGATAAATGAGACATGCTAGAAATGAAGCTAGGAAAACGTTTTGCTTACCTCAAGTAGTCCGGAAGGATGAGCGTACCATTCTTTCTGAAAATTCTCGTCACATCTAAGAACTGATTCCGGATGTTTTTCAGAATATGACAGTAGTCAAATGAAATGAATAGCTGGCGGTTGGAATCAAGAGGGTGGCTGGAAAACATTTAGTCATTATTACAGTTAACGAGGCGACATGAAGTTATGCATACAAATCATATGAAAGCCCAGGTTAACAAAGGGCACATAATGGTTGGGTCATGACACAGCTAAACTATTTCTACTCACGTAATAACAGGCTTGATGCTGCCACCGGACAACATTGCAAAAAACTTGCAGTTGGCACTATGATTGTCCCCAACGAGCCGTGTCACTTTAAACCCTGCATCTTCTACAGACTCCATAACTTTCATGGCTAATAGATGGAGCTGTTCACCGTTCAAGGCCCTTGTGAAATAGTAGCCTACAGGAAGCCTGTAAAGAAGGTCACAGTCTTATTAAGATATAGAAGCTTTCAGACTTCATTGGTTAACGATTGTTTACATATCTATGTGTATACCTATAATGGGTAGACAATCCCACAAAGACAAAGCATAGAAGATGTGTTGCTAGCTGGTCCTCTAGGCCATAGTCTTCTTCTGCGCCCCCCAGATCCACCAAACCATGTACAATGTCGGAGTGCTTTTGGTAGGTTGTGCTTGCTTTATGGACATCTCGTCCATAACGAGAGATCCAAAACGTGCCTGCAGGAACAAACAAAAGCATGATATGCACCCTTTTGAGCAAAAGTTCACATTTTACCTGTTCAGTATGCAGTTTCGCTTCAACATGAAGCCGTCGTTTAATGAGGGAAGACACCACTTGTCCTGTGCACGCTCCAATATAGCGCTTCAACGTGGAACGGCTGGGCAGCACAAGAACCCCTGTCTCCCGGAGCAAACGATAGCCAGATGGTGATTTGGCATGCCAAAGCACGCAGTTCCTTATTGTCTCTTCaagccaatgttttttttttttgaggcactCAGTAAAGTAAGTTGTTCCTGGAGAAACAATGCCCTTGAGTCGTTGTTTTCCACCTTCCCCTGTAAGGATATTAATATGGGTAAATAGGGGATTGCAGATGCTTAGGCTggtgcacagaaaaaaaattgaccgGTCACTGTATCATCATATTTCCTCCTCTCAATCTTTCCTTTGTACCTACTCAAAGATGTTCAGCTGTATAGATATAAATACAGTTAATTTTGGATGACTACATAAGGATTTGTGTAGTCATACAATTTATCTTAGTGGCTTACACTTTTCATACCTGGAGAATGGTGAAATTTGATTTCTTCATCCATGCATCCATTTTTTTAGCCTGTTGCTTCAGTGAAGAAGCCTCTTCCTGTAGCCTCCCTTGCTTCTTAAGGAGTCTTTGGCATTTCCTTTTCAATGTCTTTACTTGCTTCACCAGCGTCACTATTTTTGCAGAGGAAAGTCTCGTCTGCATTCCTTGTGCCCTGGTAAGCCTCCTTAAAGCTGAAGGAGTCTTGCGTGATGCTTCAGGTGCAGGCAACAAGAAGATGGATGGGATTTCCTGAGAAAGGCACATTGGCATCAATTTCTTTTCCGTGGAGTGTACTAACAGTGTTGTAGGTGTCTGTGCACATTTGGGGCTGTCTTGTAGCTGTAGATCTAAAAAGTTAGGGCTACTGAATTTTTCCAGTGGTACAGGCTGAGAACAGCATTGTTCTTCTGTAGATAGAGGTTCAAAGGATTCGTTGTAATCTGCACAGTCCTCGATTTCCGCTTGTACACTTTGGCCCTCGGGTTGCAAGCAGGGAGCTACAGAAGCTTCCATCCTGGAATGTAAAGAACAACTTGTTAACTTTGCATGAGACATTAGGCAGAAATGTGAGCAGTTATTGCCACCTTTCAAATTTACGTAAATCAGTCATaccacaatgaaaaaaaaaatctgaaccTACTTCTTCCTTTTGGCATCCACATCAGGTCCATCTGCAGGTGACAAAGCTAATCGATGCTTCAATTCTCTTCGCCCCTTCTTGGGCTGCTCCTGTAGATACACTGGGTAGTGTGGGAACACTGATGGCACAGCATCTGGTTTTAGCCTTTTTGATTTAAGGCCTTCCCTATAGTCATCAGGCTTAAAATGAAGGCTGCAAACTTTACTTCTGTCGCTTGGCGCCCATGGCTGTTTTCCCGGACCTGCATACAGTTTGCGCATGTAAGCCATGTAGCAATTAGGTCTGCAAGTTGTCAAAACAGTCACGAGATATGGCTCGCATGTCAATGATACTTCAAAGTAATCTTTAGCAACACGGCATCAGCTCCAGCAGAATTGGGTGACTAGCGACCAAACTATAATTGACGTGCACTAATTAACAGGAAAGCGTGGCAGAAGGCGCCAGAAAATTTGGTGGTCTGGAAGAACCTTAACTGGATAATTACAACGGCAATGCAGTTGATGCATATTCTCGCGTGCGTATTTCGCGAAAGTGGTACCGCAGGGCAGCAGTAATATCAAACTTGTATCGTTTGCAAACTGACCCTCATCAATTCTGTAGCTAAAAAATTCTTAGTAGCGTCACTGATTAGAAGACAATTAAGATACGTAGTTAATTCGCGCAGTTACGAGCATGGATGCTCGGAGTACCGCGAGCATCGAACGAATTACAATGAACGCATCCTCTTTAGTCATACAGACTACTGTTTTGACAATATTGCTGGGAATGACATACATGCTGTTACCGGCCGCTATCCTTTAACAGCACCCAGAGCTTATTTTACTATAACTTACCTTCGCCTTGGCGAGATATCTTCTTCAGCCAAAGTACGCGCACATCAGTGACAGGAAACTCGTGAAATGAGATGCCAGCAGATGTCCGTCCGCTCGATTTACAAAACGGCACGCAACAGTAAACCATCGCTGTTGCGACCAGTGCTTTCGCAAGCGCTGTTTAAGCTGCGCGAGCACACTTTGTAGCAATTAAGAACACGACTGAAAAACACGTGGAAAATGGCAGACGAACAACAACATACAACtgcaccacagaacacccatacaactACACGCCGAGCGATCGGGCATGGGGGTAAGTTGTGGCGCCACGTTTCGCCGTGGCAGCTAACagaactaaaataaaataaacaagcaaaacaaaatcGGCGCGCTGGAGCGCGCCGTAGGGGCAGGTCGCCaatttatagaggaggtcgtgatCCAAACacgttcaactaattaacaagaaatcactaattaacttcttagttaattactttacgacgcatattgcaatttacgaattatagccggtgagcttgtcagtcgTATCTACTCGAAATGAATTtcccggatgacaccagtttcgagatattgtttcccaaagtgtgggacgaaatacatgggcgttccagttacttttgtgctgcaatgTATAAcgcagcattttggtaaaaaggtaagtggaacaacagtgcatttttagagctagtttgatggcgcatatctccaaagtgATGTCATTCTAGAGCAAGTGCTGTTACACCGCACATGCTGCACTTGCTCTTGCAGCAGCAGCGGTACCAGCGGCGACGGAGAgtgtttgtttttctctctctctctctctctcctcacttTCTTTCGTTGCAGAAACCTGACCCCTCAACAACCTCTGTTGATCCGGACGTGCCTCTGCCTGGAGTCACACAGGTGCACAGACTGTGGCCTGACCACGCGACCGGCCATGCGCCATCTCTGTTGGTCCAGCAAGCGCCAATTATAGCGCCGGGGCGGCCACTTGAGGGTGTTATGAGCATTGTGCTACTAGGGAGCTCACATGCAAGCTCGCGCTTTCTGCGGGCTCCGTGCGTCCCATGAGACACGGATGTGGGTGCTGACCAAAATGGTGGGCTCTGATATGATCATCTTGATTGGGCTCCTGGCTTGCGCCTTGTACGCCCAACTCGTATAATGGCTCTgaatagtgtcacgtagtagtgacgatgaagcaaacagtcgtaaaactgggaatgacgaaactgattctttattgggcgaacctgtgcccacaaaagcaagttacacttgaagcacaacgatagcggcgaacacagtcggcgatcgtcgaaatctgatcagcggcgaagcgcgtcggcttttatacctgagtcaccgaaggttccagattaatccctgatgcccgcgtgtcttccagaaagttctagacaattcgcgtcggtcatttaatcagataacataagcgtcggtgaaaacaggcaacggaaagaagcatcgacaacgttctagaaacttccgatacaggcgcgtcctgcgccgagcgataacgtttaacatttgttagccggtggaaagcggccaccggtgaaagataaacatgtatacgtgtcaataccctccccttaaaaagcatcgtaccgatgctacaaacacgaaagcgaaaacaaaaccatgcgtaataaacaacaaacaaacaaacaaacaaaaaaacaataacaaagtaacgaagtacctaaggtcgtcagcgggcgtagaaaggtttaagacgcaccacatggatgacttcaggtcgtgcccggcgccgctgtgattgcgaaatgccgtctggcacgacctcatagtccagtgggccaatacgtcggattatcttatatggtccgaaatagcgacgcaacagtttctcgctaagtcctcgtcggcgaatcggagtccagacccaaacacggtcgccgggctggtactcgacgtagcgtcgtcgaagattgtagtgtcggctgtcggtcctctgctggttcttgatgcgcaggcgggcgagctgtcgaccttcttcggcacgctgcaaataagtggcaacgtcgacattttcttcgtcagcgacgtctggtagcatggcgtcaagcgtcgttgccgcgttccttccgtagaccaggttgaacggcgccatgtgcgtcgtttcttgcacggccgtgttgtatgcgaaggtcacgtacggaaggatggcatcccacgtcttgtgttcgacgtcgacgtacattgccagcatgtcggcgatggtcttatttaggcgctcggtgaggccattcgtctgcgggtggtaggcggtggtgcggcgatggcttgtctggctgtaccgcaggatggcttgagttagttctgccataaaggccgtgcctctgtcagtgatgaggacttctggggcaccgtgacgcaggaggatgttctcaacgaagaatcgggctacctcggcggcactgcctttgggcaaggcttttgtttcggcgtagcggttgaggtagtccgtagctacgacgatccatttattcccggacgtcgacgtcggaaaaggcccaagtaagtccatc comes from the Dermacentor silvarum isolate Dsil-2018 chromosome 9, BIME_Dsil_1.4, whole genome shotgun sequence genome and includes:
- the LOC125940142 gene encoding THAP domain-containing protein 11-like gives rise to the protein MVYCCVPFCKSSGRTSAGISFHEFPVTDVRVLWLKKISRQGEGPGKQPWAPSDRSKVCSLHFKPDDYREGLKSKRLKPDAVPSVFPHYPVYLQEQPKKGRRELKHRLALSPADGPDVDAKRKKMEASVAPCLQPEGQSVQAEIEDCADYNESFEPLSTEEQCCSQPVPLEKFSSPNFLDLQLQDSPKCAQTPTTLLVHSTEKKLMPMCLSQEIPSIFLLPAPEASRKTPSALRRLTRAQGMQTRLSSAKIVTLVKQVKTLKRKCQRLLKKQGRLQEEASSLKQQAKKMDAWMKKSNFTILQV